The DNA window TTTCCGACAGGACGATCAGGACGACCACGGTCAGCAACGTGATCATGAAGGCGTTGCGCAACAGTGGCAACAGCGTGCGCGTGCGCCCGGTGGGCTCGATCGTGTTGCCCTCGGCGTCCTTCTCCGCCAGCCGGCGTTCGACCCCATTACTGACGACTTCCCAGGCGATCGCCGCCAGCGACAGGATCACGACGATCGACAGTATCGATGACAGGGCACCCTGGCCGAAATCGGTCGACATCCAGCTGAATCCGCCGAGCAACCAGATTTCGAGGAGCGCCATTGCCGTGACGAGCAGGATCAGCCCTTTGCCCGCCCTGTTGACGAGCGTTACATAGAAGCTCAGCCGTTTCTCCAGGGCTGGGAACGAGGTGGCCAGATCGATCTTTTTCCGTAGAAGCTGCCTGAGCGCCAGATCAAGGCCCCAGAACGCCAGCCGCGCCAGGGCAATCGTCACTGCGGTCAACAGCGTTCCGCGCAGCATAAAAACGAAGCCGCCGTCAACATCCAGCGCAAAGATGGAGAAATTGACGATGATGTAGAGGATGGCAACCATGTGCCAGATATCGGCAAGACGGCGCTGGAGCACGACCATTGTTGACTGGCGCTCACGCCCGCGCCGGATTTGCCTGACGGGGGCAGGGCCGCGGATGCTTCTCGCGACGGTTGCTCTGTTCTGCAAGACGAGGATGATCAACATGATCGCGATGACAGCGCCGACCGCAACCAGCAGTCCATCCCGCACGGCCAGGGGCATACCCAGCGCCCGTCCGGCCTCTGCAACGAAATAACCGTAAACCGCGGTAAAGACGATCCGCCGAATCCAGCCAAAGAGATAAATGGCGGAGTCGTCGGCAAGCGGGATCGGCCGCAGGTGAGGGCGCCGGGGCGTCAGGAACATGCGCGTGACCACCGCGACGAGGCCGGTAATTGCCGAAGCATTGATCGCTGCCAATGCGACGAGCCGGATCTGGGCGGCCGGATCGATAAGGCTGAGCGCCAGGTAAGCCGTTACAACGAAGGCAATGAGGGGGATAAGATCCAGCATTCCGGCCACCGCGACCAGACCCAGCTTCGCAGTGAGCGTCCGTTGCAGCCCGTCGTCGGCAACCCGCCGGGCCGGGCGGATCAGGCGTGTGGCGATGAGCCGGACCGCAACCGCCGCTCCGAGAACGATGGCCAGGGAGATCGCCACGTCGATCCAGCGATCGACGGTTCTCTGATCGGCGATCTGTGTTGTCGCCCATTCATAGATCTGCGCGAGATCGGCGATTGCCTCGCCGACTGCAGCCGCATAATTGCCAACCTGACCGAGTTGATC is part of the Fodinicurvata sp. EGI_FJ10296 genome and encodes:
- a CDS encoding mechanosensitive ion channel domain-containing protein encodes the protein MSTSRLRVIPLPFGAGFAIKCACLVLGFALLAFLSTGNPAMAQLGIGTGTTGSGSADSSPADSAGNEPSAERERLQSLLETLQDQGARDELVEQIRTLLEVTEPEEPAALPFLPQAESLGTQGLTYLSDQLGQVGNYAAAVGEAIADLAQIYEWATTQIADQRTVDRWIDVAISLAIVLGAAVAVRLIATRLIRPARRVADDGLQRTLTAKLGLVAVAGMLDLIPLIAFVVTAYLALSLIDPAAQIRLVALAAINASAITGLVAVVTRMFLTPRRPHLRPIPLADDSAIYLFGWIRRIVFTAVYGYFVAEAGRALGMPLAVRDGLLVAVGAVIAIMLIILVLQNRATVARSIRGPAPVRQIRRGRERQSTMVVLQRRLADIWHMVAILYIIVNFSIFALDVDGGFVFMLRGTLLTAVTIALARLAFWGLDLALRQLLRKKIDLATSFPALEKRLSFYVTLVNRAGKGLILLVTAMALLEIWLLGGFSWMSTDFGQGALSSILSIVVILSLAAIAWEVVSNGVERRLAEKDAEGNTIEPTGRTRTLLPLLRNAFMITLLTVVVLIVLSEIGVNIAPLLAGAGVIGLAIGFGAQALVRDVITGLFILFEDWFNVGDVVDIGGKSGVVEGLTIRTVRLRDLSGNVHMIQFGDVTTATNMTKEFSFAVIDIGVAYRENTDEVVGYLSEIAAALQEDETYGPFILEPLEVLGVENFADSAVTIRVRFKTAPIKQWWIAREFRRRVKLRFDELGIEIPYPHTTLYFGEGKDGKAPPGRLTLERAGRQSTPQSSGGATAADTTPADLPAPHVSGPNAPDRGAATADTAKPQTAATQDFEPMLDEIEKEQEQEKADQDKGRGSGSARS